One Deltaproteobacteria bacterium DNA segment encodes these proteins:
- a CDS encoding branched-chain amino acid ABC transporter permease — MLLQIIVNGILKGGLYALMAIGMALIWGVMDIINIAHGSFIMLGAFTTYWCFSLLGIDPFLSLIASMLVLFLLGYLVQKYLINFVIRASAFITLILAFGIEIFINNLALVAWTADVRKVKVSYGAANFSFGSYLTIPTVRLLAFLLVIIISIVLFVILNRTNLGRSIRATSQDLEAARLVGVDVARTYAVTFGIGVAAAGAAGTLWSILFPISPMMGGILTLKSFVVVIIGGLGSMMGPLIGGLTLGVTEALGTNWFGSTYENLISFTILVLVLIIRPRGILGGTD; from the coding sequence ATGCTACTCCAGATTATTGTAAACGGCATTCTCAAAGGCGGACTCTATGCCTTGATGGCTATTGGCATGGCTCTTATATGGGGAGTCATGGACATCATCAATATCGCCCATGGCTCTTTCATTATGCTGGGAGCATTCACCACCTACTGGTGCTTCTCTCTGCTCGGCATTGACCCGTTTTTGAGTCTTATCGCATCAATGCTGGTCCTTTTCCTTCTGGGCTACCTGGTGCAAAAATACCTTATTAACTTCGTAATCAGAGCCAGTGCTTTTATTACCCTCATTCTGGCTTTTGGCATCGAGATTTTTATCAACAACCTGGCTCTGGTGGCCTGGACCGCTGATGTGCGCAAAGTGAAGGTGTCGTATGGCGCCGCCAATTTTTCATTCGGCAGCTATCTGACTATCCCAACTGTCAGACTGCTGGCCTTCCTTCTGGTCATAATAATCAGCATCGTTCTATTTGTTATCCTCAATCGCACCAATCTGGGCAGATCCATAAGAGCTACCTCTCAAGATCTCGAGGCGGCTCGACTTGTAGGGGTTGATGTGGCGCGCACCTATGCTGTGACCTTCGGCATCGGTGTGGCCGCCGCTGGTGCGGCTGGCACGCTCTGGTCGATTCTCTTCCCCATCAGCCCGATGATGGGGGGAATACTGACGCTAAAGTCTTTTGTGGTTGTGATCATCGGCGGTCTCGGCAGCATGATGGGGCCTCTGATTGGCGGCCTCACCCTGGGAGTAACCGAGGCTCTCGGCACAAACTGGTTCGGCTCCACTTATGAAAACCTCATAAGCTTTACCATCCTGGTCCTCGTTCTCATAATAAGGCCCAGAGGCATACTCGGAGGCACTGATTAG